The Oryzihumus leptocrescens sequence CAGCAGGAAGCCGGCGAAGGCGAAGGCCAGGACCGACATCGCGTAGGTCGTCCAGCGCTGCTCGGCCGACGGATTGACCCCGACAGCCCGGTAGAGCAGCCGCTCGACGCGCCAGTGCTTCTCGTCGGTGAAGACCCGCGCCATCCAGTCGCCCAGGGGCACGTGGACGACGGCGAGGGCCACCACGAGCAGTCCGATGGTCAGCAGTCCGCTGACGGTGCCGCTCATCAGAACTTGTCCGGTCTGATGAGCGCGTACACCAGGTACACGATGAGGGCGACGGCGATGAGGCCGGCGATGAGGTTCTCTGTCACAGCCTCAGTACAGACCCGCCCCCCGGCGGGGGAACCCGTCGTTGACGCAGCGCTGATACGCCTTGACGGGTTCTTGATGCCGGCCCGGAACCTCGTGCGCCGCAACAGCTCCGGGCGGGAGGTCAGCTCCCCGGGTGGTCCAGCTGCCGGTATGTCGCGAGGCTGGGTCCGCG is a genomic window containing:
- the kdpF gene encoding K(+)-transporting ATPase subunit F; this encodes MTENLIAGLIAVALIVYLVYALIRPDKF